In the genome of Paenibacillus sp. GP183, the window GCAAAACTGAGGGTCTACAGTTCCATACGGAGCTACGGCAGCCTGGTTACCGAAAATCTGATTTTCTTGATCAAGGTACAAGGCTGCTCCCATTGGAGTGGTCTTTTTTGATTTATCGATAAGTGATTGAGAGGAAGTGGATATAATGTCTGGAGGAAAAGAGTACACGAAAGAAGCATCTACATTTTACGGCAGCAAGGAAGGAAATGATACTGGAATTCTTATTAACTGTGAGACCGTTGTCGAAAAAGAAGATTTTGTTTCTACCGGTGTGCTGACTTACGTGTTCGGCGACATTATTGAAATTGAAATTCCTCAATTCGATGTGTTCAAGCTTGGAGATAAAGCCAAAGTTACCGTGTATTCAAAATCCGGCCTTTTTGTATTTGAAACGACCGTGGTAGCCAAAGAGTTTGGTTCGCTGATTGTCATCAATCCTCCGGAGAATCGCAAAAGATTTAGCGAAAAGCGGGAATTTCCTCGGATATCCGTGAAAAGCAAAGGTGTGCTTCGTGCTTTGTCCGACCCTAAACGGAACCAAAAGCAAAGCTTTGACGAACCGATTGATTTCGCACTCGAAAACATCAGCATGAATGGCTTGGGCTTTTCTCTTACTCTGGATGTAGACATTCATTCGGAATCTCATTTAGAAGTGGAGTTGGATCTGGGCTTTCCCCTGTCGGTCGTTACACAAATTGTGCGTAAAGAAAAACTGGATTCAATTACTTATTACGGAGCCGAATATATAGAAGTGCCGAAAGAAAAAACAAACGCACTCCGAGCCTTTATTTTAAAAAACCAGGTGGAAATGTATTTCGTGAAAAAGCGCGAGGATAAGCATAAAAAGGCAGTTCAGGAAAAAAAGTTTGTGGCTAACGAATAGCCTGGACTTATTTTTTTTCATTCAATTGATGAGAGTGTGAATTAATTATTTCTGCTATCTCGGCCAAATTGAATTTATGCTCAACCATGTCAACCGCAAGATCCTCGGCTCGTTTTTGCTCCATTTTAAAACTAAACCCATTATACTTTAGAAAAATAACAAGCGCAGTAAACGCAGTACGCTTATTGGCATTATGGAATGCATGATTTTGCCCTAAGGATACAAATAGAGCCGCAGCTTTTTCGAATAGGGATGGATAAGCGTCTTGCGGACGAAACACCGCTGACTCTAACAGGCTTTGAGACTTGACCCCAATTTGTTCTCCTGGACTGTATCTTTGAATTACGGCTACGTTGATGGCTATGACCTCAGATATAGAGAGAAAGCGGATTAAATTCATTATCTATCCTTTAATCCCTTCAATGTTTCATCGTACTCACTCATAACTTCCGCGAGAGTATCCAAAAAATCAGCACTGATTCCCGCAGGCAAAGCTACTTTTTGAATCTTTTTTATGACAATTTCCCCTTCACTTTCACGCACATCAATTCGAACGGTATCACCTAAGTCTAGACCGACTTGTTTTAAGGCCTCGGTCATAGTTAGCCCAAGGCTGTTTCCGAATTTTGATACTTTACGTTCCATCTATATCCCCATCCTCGTTTTATTCTCACTCCATGTAATAATGTTCAACTATTATAACAATTATACATTATTACCGAAAAGAATAAAATACCTGATTTTCAGAGCTCAGGCTGGTCCCCGTGGAAAAATGTTGATATCATGTAATCCTCCATTTTATTGTATAATATAGTTTCAAGGGCCAACTCAAGTGACAACAACTAGAGTCTAATATATAATGTTATAAGTATTTGATAAATGCATATTAAGGGGATGTAACAATAAATGGCTTTAAAAGCAGGAATAGTCGGATTGCCTAATGTTGGGAAATCGACTTTATTTAATGCAATCACACAGGCAGGCGCGGAATCCGCGAATTATCCGTTCTGTACGATCGATCCGAATGTAGGGGTAGTGGAAGTGCCGGACGAAAGAATGCATAAGCTCGTAGAAATGATTGTGCCCAAAAGTGTTGTGCCTACTGCTTTCGAATTCGTCGATATTGCCGGTCTGGTGAAGGGTGCGAGCCAGGGAGAAGGGCTGGGCAATAAATTTTTGGCTCATATT includes:
- a CDS encoding PilZ domain-containing protein, producing the protein MSGGKEYTKEASTFYGSKEGNDTGILINCETVVEKEDFVSTGVLTYVFGDIIEIEIPQFDVFKLGDKAKVTVYSKSGLFVFETTVVAKEFGSLIVINPPENRKRFSEKREFPRISVKSKGVLRALSDPKRNQKQSFDEPIDFALENISMNGLGFSLTLDVDIHSESHLEVELDLGFPLSVVTQIVRKEKLDSITYYGAEYIEVPKEKTNALRAFILKNQVEMYFVKKREDKHKKAVQEKKFVANE
- a CDS encoding type II toxin-antitoxin system death-on-curing family toxin, which codes for MNLIRFLSISEVIAINVAVIQRYSPGEQIGVKSQSLLESAVFRPQDAYPSLFEKAAALFVSLGQNHAFHNANKRTAFTALVIFLKYNGFSFKMEQKRAEDLAVDMVEHKFNLAEIAEIINSHSHQLNEKK
- a CDS encoding AbrB family transcriptional regulator, with the protein product MERKVSKFGNSLGLTMTEALKQVGLDLGDTVRIDVRESEGEIVIKKIQKVALPAGISADFLDTLAEVMSEYDETLKGLKDR